From the Lathyrus oleraceus cultivar Zhongwan6 chromosome 3, CAAS_Psat_ZW6_1.0, whole genome shotgun sequence genome, the window AGGTACTTTCTATATTGGATTTTGTTTCACAGTGGCTCGTTTATTAACCCCCAAGATTGCAAGCTACTATGAAGAATATTATAAATCAAGAGGAGTAAAATTCATTAAAGGAACTGTGCTATCATCATTTGATTTTGATTCCAACGGAAAGGTACATGAAACTATTTTTTGGAAATTTCTCCCCTTGGAAGTGAAAAATTCCTGGTTCACTGGGCTTATGACAACAAATTTTACGGATATCTGAAAATTTGGCTATGGTTGCATCAGGCCTTGATCAATTCAACCTATAACTGTAATTGACTGACCTCTTTTGCAGGTTACAGATGTTACTCTTAGAGATGGAACAAAGCTATCCGTAGACATGGTTGTAGTGGGAATCGGAATACGACCAAATACAGGTCTGTTTGAAGGCCAACTTACTTTGGAGAAAGGTGGAATCAAGGTAAATGGAATGTTCCAGTCAAGCAACAGTTCAGTCTATGCTATTGGAGATGTTGCAGCATTTCCAGTCAAAGCGTTTGGGGAAAAGCGAAGACTGGAGCATGTTGATTCAGCAAGAAAATCTGCAAAACACGCTGTTTCATCCATAATGGAACCAGACAAAACAGGCGAATTTGACTACATTCCTTTTTTCTACTCCAGAGTCTTCACTTTGTCATGGCAATTTTACGGGGATAATGCCGGGGAAGTTGTTTATTATGGAGATCTCTCAGCCTCAGGTAGCACATTTGGAGCATATTGGGTAAACAAGGGTCATGTTGTCGGGGCTTTCCTTGAAGGAGGAACTAGAGAAGAATATGAAGCCATAGCAAAGACTACAACACTAAGGCCAGCAGTTGAAGACTTGACTGAGTTGGAGCGGCAAGGTTTGGGGTTTGCAGTGGCAGTTAGCCAGAAACCAGTAGCATTACCACCACCGATTGAGGTTAGCGGTAGCACTTCTGGTCTTCTTTTGGAAAAACCATTATATGCTTGGCATGCTACAGCTGGTGTCGTTCTTGCTGCATCAATAGCTGCATTTGCATATTTTTATGGAAAAAGGCGTCGCAGATGGTGAAACTTCTAAGATTACCAAATTCGTGGTTAACGGTTTCAAAGGATGACTGTGACACTTCTAAGGTTACCAAATTCGTGGTTAACGGTTTCAAAGGACTTTAGACAGATTTACGAGCTGCAA encodes:
- the LOC127128010 gene encoding monodehydroascorbate reductase 4, peroxisomal isoform X1; the encoded protein is MGRAFVYVILGGGVSAGYAALEFVRRGVSHGELCIISNESVAPYERPALSKGYLLPEAAARLPSFHTCVGANEERLTPKWYKEHGVELVLGTGVKSADVKRKTLLTTTGETISYKFLIIATGARALKLEEFGVNGSDAENVCYLRDISDANRLVNAIQSSPGGNAVVIGGGYIGMECAASLVINKINVTMVFPEAHCMARLLTPKIASYYEEYYKSRGVKFIKGTVLSSFDFDSNGKVTDVTLRDGTKLSVDMVVVGIGIRPNTGLFEGQLTLEKGGIKVNGMFQSSNSSVYAIGDVAAFPVKAFGEKRRLEHVDSARKSAKHAVSSIMEPDKTGEFDYIPFFYSRVFTLSWQFYGDNAGEVVYYGDLSASGSTFGAYWVNKGHVVGAFLEGGTREEYEAIAKTTTLRPAVEDLTELERQGLGFAVAVSQKPVALPPPIEVSGSTSGLLLEKPLYAWHATAGVVLAASIAAFAYFYGKRRRRW